The DNA sequence ACTTGTCCCTTTCTTCCAACCTTTTACTAATAATCTCATCAAATTTGTCAAGCATCTTTCCCAAGTAAACATTTGCCTTGCGCTTTAGTCCTTGTGGATCTACCAATCTCAAAATTGGGAAGAAATCAGCCACGTTTGGAGTTCCGGTGATCTCCATTATCCCCCGAATGATCTCCTTCACCTCCTCATGAGAAGAGTGGGAGTCAAGGCTAGCAAAGTCGacagagaataaagtagtagATATAAGATTGAGAGCGGTCACGAAGGCGACCTCCTCGAAATTCACCTCCCTTCCGCGCCCCTCCACCAAGTAATCACGCAACTGGCGCAACTTCTCTTGGCGGAGGGGTTCGCTCGCGTTGACCTTTTGTGCGGTGAACATGTGCTCCTTGGTGATCTTGCGCAGCTTGCGCCACTGGCTCCCCACGGGGAGCCAGGCCATGGAGGCCTCTGCGTGGCCCATAGCATGGGCCACGCAGGGCACTGCACGACTAGAGCACGTCTGGTCGTGCTTCTGCAGGATCTCCCTGGCAATCTCTGGCGAGGATGCTACGATCGTGGTGATGCTCCCGAGCCTGAGGTGCATGAGGGGGCCGTATGTCCGGGAGAGCTTTGCAAGACTGCGGTGGGGGTTACGGCCGAGGAGGTGGATGTTACCTAGGATTGGTAACGGGGTGGGGCCCGGTGGGAGCTTCGACTTAGGACCAAACAGATTTGGTCCCAAGAGAAGGAAAAGTAAAGTGGATAGAATGAATGAGAGTAGAATCAAAATTGAGAGGAAATCCATTGCCAATCAAGATagatttgtgtttgtgtttgtaaTTATGTGCATGATATATATAGTACACTAGTTTAGGAGTTTGCtcggtaaaataaaaaatatttgttttactAGGGGAAATGTGAAAATGACTTTATGTTTATAAAAAAGTACtgtatgaaaaattaaatttatggagtactttttattgATGACATCTTGCCGTTCGTATTATAGGAGTATCTTTTTAAGAGAtagtttcaaaagtttctagAGTTCTAGATTTTGTCAACAAAGGTGTGTGACaatgtgaatgaaaaaaaagtagtcgGTAGCAAGATTTTGCTTAGATATGTTATGTTGTTTCGGCCCAATAGCTTGGacatagttttatttaaattatttatgggCCTGAATTTGTTACTCCCcatgtcccacaataattatcactcattttcatttcgtctgtcccataataatagtcacactttatttttaccataaataataaataggtctcacattccattaattcacttatattttattataaaatcaacataaaaaaatgagtttcacatttcaccaacttttctttacatttttaaaacccaTGTCACCACCAAAagtgacaattattttttgcttGTAACTTTTCGAAATTTTGGAGGACCATCTTCTTCAGCCCTCACAAAATCAAAGACTCTGAAGGCAAAATATTGGAGGTTGAATTGTTGGAAGGGGCTGAATCTGAGTTTTGAAATTGTAGAAGAGAGAAACAATGGCCGTTGGTGGTTAGAAAAGAAGACAATGAACagttaaataatagtaatattaaagtTATTTTACATAAGATAACGTGTGTGACTGAGTTATAAAGtgtcacttttttttatttagtattaaatattatacccTAGTATCTGAAGTGTATGAGGCGGGATCGTGATATAATGCAAGCTCTAAATatttgtacaaactccaaattatgatttggacagttagaaaatgtcaacagatgacaaaataatagcatcataaatatcaacacagtgtcaacggttgatgctgtgttgatattgtggtgacattgtgttgacattttctgttgctgCTATTTTGTCAtgttttgacatttttaacGATTCAAATTATAGTTTgtagtttgtacaatatatgagtttgcattttatcactacccgtATAAGGCGTTTCCTTTTCAAACAATTATCGATTTATCACTTGTTTTTACTTTAGACTACTCCTAGgtctaatttctttttctatatGAGTTTCTCCcttaaaatttttcttttcaatttaataataaattttatttctttctatattttattcataattttattaggaaaaatgatgataaaaataaaaaaaaaaaaaaaaatactcaaacatgtgatttaatttatacagAGTTTTgttatatatggagtattaggTAAGCAATTTATATGATGCGCatttttgtatgatatttttaattttacaatattatatagaaaacgaacaaatcaatattgattttatgaattttgtaaagAGTAAAGTACTATTTTGGTCATGGccgatttatgattttggttcaaaacattcactttttgaaaattgagtCCAAAATATACGAAAACGCTCTCGAATAGGTCCTTTTTTACCGGTTTCCTTAAACTTTGACGGTCAATCGTCATTTAGCCCAATTTTAACCCGATTAGCTGAATTTAATTACTGtagttaatttaaattttttttatcgcattttatatattaaatgttaaatgaaaattctgaaaattgGGTAATGTAATCGCATTTTCCAACTCTTCATATCATTCAAATTTCGTCCCCCCTTTCTCCCGttcctttttcttctccccCCAAGAACCTGAATTTTTTATATCCATCTCTGCAACAACTAAACACCTTCGAACTTTCCACGTGCAGTCGGGACTCCATCGACAGCGACGTCGTTCGTGACTTCAGAGACCTCCGATTTAGCTACGCTTTCTGCTATTGTAAAAAGATAGCGACCCTACATATTGTCACCGGCCAAGGCAAACCGTCGCGGGGGAAGCTTTACTTTGTATGTGAGAGGAAGGAATGCACTTTCTTCAAGTGGTGCGAGCCAAATCGTGATGTCGAAGCACGAGCTTGTTCTTCGTCAACCTCATTCGGTGGTGCCGATTTTGAGGATTTGGCATTGAATTTAACCGAAATTAAggataaaattcagaaattagTGAATGCTTTGAACTTTGgtctttgttttattgttgtaGCAACACTTTTGTGTATGTTCAAGTAATTTAATGGAGTGTttgaaaaccctaattttttttttctatttgaattttgaagtgaATCCTTCTTATTCTTCTTAGAAAAATCGGCAGAAATCAAAATGACTTAATAATTGGAAAACCCTAAAATATAAGACAAATTAGTCCTTCATATGAATTATTTACTTTCATTTGATCCTGAACATTTAACCACACCCATTGCAGacttacaataaaaaaaaaattggagttGATGTTGGTTTCATACATAATGTGATTGCTTCTTCGTATGTGATTGTTTCTTCGTCGACTATGTCACGCCTCAACCCTTATGAcgtatgcacttactataaataaattcagaaattttaaataaataatccacgCGCCAAGTAAATGAAATGcgcattttatataatttcaaaaaccaaTATTTAACAAGTACATGtttcaaaacattctaaacCGTAGTGGTACCCTCttaccactctatatactacacatttatttatatgcaaaaatgatgaggaggagaaggttgccaaaatgCGTCAGCCACCGACCCTGATAACATGTGGGGTTCCTATGACTCACGTCAACCCAAAACGTtcactgatatcttattcctgaaaaatactagtggtttatatgagccacaactcaatgcatataaaccttacctttaattccacatcccagatatcaatatattctttaaccaatatgtataacaataaccaacaaatattagaaacaatttcatgtacatatgcatatgccactTTGTCCTTTTCATTATTCTATGACAGATCAAGCTTGATATCTGCCCGagatttccattgtatacgacccgAATGTcccttttcattatttgacctttccacgaaggcccctctttgctttttgacctttccacgaaggtccctctttgcatatattctttgacccgtaggtccattatcaTTGAATATGACCCGTAAGTCTATTTTCATTACCATTCATATCAGACCCAGGGCAAAATTGTCATATATCCTCTTTAATTCcatgattcaaataattttaataacatataaaaatatatcaactaCACTCAAATATCCATTGTACCCATCATATAtccatatcatattccactaaataattccaacataatatatatatatatataatatccATACTAATTTCACGCcatataattcaattactcattcaaattcaacatATAGTAATCAACCACATAACACATGTAAAATTCAAAGTATGATTTATTCAATTActcattcaaattcaacatATAGTAATCAACCACGTAacacatgtaaaattaatagtgTATGATTTATACATATGTTAAGATAAGTAATTTAACTAAAGTCCCAAATCAGCTTTGGGATCTACGACtcttatttcttcttctaattTTTGCTATCATCTTCCTCTACTAACTACTATCATTCTATTTTCCTCCCCCCAAGCTACTAtcatctcttatttatatatgtgtgtcGGCTTAAATTTGCTGACTCCCTTATCtactttttaaaagaaaaacacgtaaaaatgaaaaactataAACGTGTCATTCcataaaattattgtacttcatatataaaagaataatactCATTTGATTAGTAACATGAAACACTTCTCACTTTTAACATATTACATGgaatatattatacatatatatgccttacgaaattattttatgcacATATAGATATACTCCacttatacttttatataatccCAACtagatatatttatacaaatataGGCAGGCAAACGTTTTTCTTATGTACCTATATATACACTTATATACTTAATACTCATTTATAATATCTAcaacatatatttatgtaacatatataaatatcacatatataatatttattatacaactaataatatgcaaagataaataaaaatatatcaatatgcaaaatgatgcatgtttcaggttagggatgtcacaacTATGTCAATAAACTGACAACAAATTGAACCAATAAATGGACAACAAAATACAATACAAAGTGGtccttcatattcattttctactttaaatTGATCCTGAACATTTACACGATCAAAAAGACATCGTCATAAGATACTGCATCTATCTCAACACTaacaaaactcaaaaataCAACAGCTAGTGTCGAATtgcatccaaaaaaaaatattgccaTAAGACACTGCATCTTAACACCATCAACACCCAAAAAACCATACTTCATGTGTcttgcttcttcttcatcGCCAGAGCTAGGGTTAGAACCCACAAATCTCGACGACGCCATTGGCCCTTGTTCGTTGCATTGTTTGTTTTGCTTCGACGAATCAGCCGACGGACCATCTTCGGTGTCAGATGGATGGCTATCTTTGGACTTCCTCTTCCTCGCATATGCTTTTTTTCACGTTGACGAGACCGTCGCTAGAACGGGAGTTAGGGTAGGGCGACTTCCAACTCATGGAAAGCAACAATAATCGGTTGAAATCGGGTTGTTCTTGGTCAGAACCCTAAACTATGGTTCTTGTCCTTAGGAGAGTGACAAGagagaagatagaaaaaagagTTTTGGAAGATTGACTTTTTATATtcagaatattaaaaattgaattatttagcaaaataattaacataatattaAGCTACTAATAATCTCAGATTAAGTCTAATCGGGTTAAAATTGGGCTAAATGACGGTTGATTGTCAAAGTTGACGGAAATGTCAAAAAATGATCTATTCGAGAGCGTTTTCGTATGTTTTGGactcaatatttaaaaaatgaatgttttggaccaaaattataaatcagtcatatgtttaggaccaaaatagtactatactattttgtaaaataatatgtcaattttttcttaatgtaatagaattaaaataaatgtactGTGCAAAACATAACAAACAACATTTCATCGTGCAACAAATGAAGATGATACTCACGTGGGGTtctcacataaaatatgtaggGTATCATTTTCTTCTACATTACAGCCcctactaaaattattttctgcGTCCGCAACTGTTACTATCAGTGCACCAAGATTGAAAAGCAACTAAAAGAGACTTACTAACAGACAAAAGCTAAAAACAACTAGCCAGTAATCATTTTCAACCCTAAGTTATAAAAATCTGAGATGAAAATTCATCATCTTATTACACAAATTTCCTAATCACTCAACTTTTAATGATAGGAAATGCCTTGAGAGGCCGGGCCTTGTGTAGAGAAAGCCCGAACACATCATCCATATCCACATCTTGtgcttcccaatcaaactcatGTATCATCGATGCAACCATGAGGTGCACCATCAAGTGCGCCAGCGGCAGCCCGGGGCAAATTCTCCGGCCCGAGCCAAACGGAATAAGCCCGAAATCCCTCCCTTTGTAGTCGACCGAGCCGCCTACAAACCGCTCGGGCTCAAACGACTCCGGGTTGGACCATACGCTCGGGTCTCTCCCGATAGCCCACACGTTCACGAGGATCCGCGCGCCTCTTGGTATCGTGTAGCCATTGATCTCCAGGTCGGCCTCCGCCTCGTGGGGGATTAGAAACGGGCCGGGCGGGTGCAGCCGGAAGCTCTCTTTGATCACTGCGTTTAGGTATGGTAATTTTGGGATGTCGTTTTCTTGAACTTGTGCCTTCTCTCCGATCACACTTCTCAGCTCTTTCTTGGTTTTGGATAACTTTTCGGGGTTGCGGATTAGCTCAGACATTGCCCATTGCACGGAATCCGTGGTCGTGTCCGCTCCCGCGATGATTAAGTCCTGTTGTACAAGATGGATGAgatagataaaattaatatagttcAACTGCGTCAATCAGATTGAAAATAGTGGCAGATCTAGTAAATAGAACTCATGCGGTGGTTTTAAGGTGGACAGTGTGTTAATAGATGTTGGAcgtataacaaaattaaacccCAACCCTTCAAGTTGTCGCATCATGGGGACAACAAGAACTCCAAAATGTGAATTTAGAGGAATTTTTCAACCTTCATGGCCGATTATAAGGTTTTTCATTATTCCGATCCCACCAGAAAATGCCATTATATATAAGCATGTATTTACATTTTAGTCCATAACACAAAATAGTGAAGTACACACTCTTCTAATTTCTTTGCatttataaacaattaatacTATTGTTTTCTATCTTACCCAAAACCTATAGGTCACACTCATAGCATGTCACACTTGAAATAAGGGTGTTCCCATAAATGCAATATAAACGTATTTACTACtcaaatcaaaagtcaaaccTTGAAAATGCCAAATTAATaacattcaataaatcaaTCTCGCAAAGCCTTTCAAAATGTCAAATTAGAagtattattcaataaatcaatCTCGTTTTTGAAATTAACGATGTACAATGCATGCTAGCAACCTAAAATATTCTTATATATTCTCCAAActactaaattactaatgTGTCATTGTGGAAAGTGcatcacattattattatttttattatagaaataaaaagaaagtgatatttatgtattaaattcTTACACTAAGTAGGTGTTTGATTTCATGGAGGCTCAAGTAAGATTCATCTTCTTGATTGAGATCGAGTAGCACTTCAAGCAAATCCGTCTTCCTCGTACAATCCGAAGATTTGTCCCTTTCTTCCAACCTTTTACTAATAATCTCATCAAATTTGTCGAGCATCTTTCCCAAGTAAACATTTGCCTTGCGCTTGAGCCCTTGTGGATCCACCAATCTCAAAATTGGGAAGAAATCAGCCACGTTAGGAGTGCCGGAGATCTCCATAAGCCCCCGAATAATCTCCTTCACCTCCTCGTGGGACGAGCCAGAATCGAGACTGGCAAAGTCGacagagaataaagtagtagAGATAAGATTGAGAGCCGTCACAAAGGCGACCTCCTCGAAATTCACCTCCCTTCCGCGTCCCTCCACCAAGTGATCGCGCAACTGGCACAGCTTCTCTTGGCGGAGGGGCTCGCTCGCGTTGATCTTTTGCGCGGTGAACATGTGCTCCTTGGTGATCTTGCGCAGTTTGCGCCACTGGCTCCCCACGGGGAGCCAGGCCACAGAGGCCTCTGCGTGGCCCAGTGTCTGGGCCACGCAGGGCACTGCACGACTGGAGCACGTCTGGTCGTGCTTCTGCAGGATCTCCCTAGCAATCTCTGGCGAGGATGCCACGATTGTGGTTATGCTCCCGAGCTTGAGATGCATCAGTGGACCGTAGGTCTGGGAGAGCTTTGCAAGACTGCGGTGGGGGTTACGGCCGAGGAGGTGGATGTTACCTAGGATTGGTAACGGAGTGGGGCCCGGTGGGAGCTTCGACTTAGGACCAAACAGATTTGGTCCCAAGAGAAGGAAAAGTAAAGTGGATAGAATGAATGAGAGTAGAATCAAAATTGTGAGGAAATCCATTGCCGAATTAGATTTGTGTTTGTAATTATGTGTAtgatatatagtagtactactagtttaGGATTTTGCtcggtaaaataaaaaaatagtagtactaggcAAATGTGAAAATGActctatattataaatagaactgtatgaaaaggatttatttatattttttttttatgagattcTTGTCGTTTCGTATTTTGCTTTTTATGGACAAATCAAAAGTTATCTAGAATTCTAGATTTTGTCAACAAAGGTACTATGTGAAATtacgaatgaaa is a window from the Salvia hispanica cultivar TCC Black 2014 chromosome 1, UniMelb_Shisp_WGS_1.0, whole genome shotgun sequence genome containing:
- the LOC125214545 gene encoding cytochrome P450 76T24-like, which gives rise to MDFLSILILLSFILSTLLFLLLGPNLFGPKSKLPPGPTPLPILGNIHLLGRNPHRSLAKLSRTYGPLMHLRLGSITTIVASSPEIAREILQKHDQTCSSRAVPCVAHAMGHAEASMAWLPVGSQWRKLRKITKEHMFTAQKVNASEPLRQEKLRQLRDYLVEGRGREVNFEEVAFVTALNLISTTLFSVDFASLDSHSSHEEVKEIIRGIMEITGTPNVADFFPILRLVDPQGLKRKANVYLGKMLDKFDEIISKRLEERDKSSDCLRKKDLLEVLLDLNQEDEAYLSIHEIKHLLSDLIIAGADTTTDSVQWAMSELIRNPEKLTKAKKELRSVIGEKAQVQENDIPKLPYLNAVIKESFRLHPPGPFLIPHEAEADLEINGYTIPRGARILVNVWAIGRDPSVWSNPESFEPERFVGGSVDYKGRDFGLIPFGSGRRICPGLPLAHLMVHLMVASMIHEFDWEAQDVDMDDVFGLSLHKARPLKAFPIIKS
- the LOC125214554 gene encoding cytochrome P450 76T24-like; its protein translation is MDFLTILILLSFILSTLLFLLLGPNLFGPKSKLPPGPTPLPILGNIHLLGRNPHRSLAKLSQTYGPLMHLKLGSITTIVASSPEIAREILQKHDQTCSSRAVPCVAQTLGHAEASVAWLPVGSQWRKLRKITKEHMFTAQKINASEPLRQEKLCQLRDHLVEGRGREVNFEEVAFVTALNLISTTLFSVDFASLDSGSSHEEVKEIIRGLMEISGTPNVADFFPILRLVDPQGLKRKANVYLGKMLDKFDEIISKRLEERDKSSDCTRKTDLLEVLLDLNQEDESYLSLHEIKHLLSDLIIAGADTTTDSVQWAMSELIRNPEKLSKTKKELRSVIGEKAQVQENDIPKLPYLNAVIKESFRLHPPGPFLIPHEAEADLEINGYTIPRGARILVNVWAIGRDPSVWSNPESFEPERFVGGSVDYKGRDFGLIPFGSGRRICPGLPLAHLMVHLMVASMIHEFDWEAQDVDMDDVFGLSLHKARPLKAFPIIKS